The window CGGTCCCCGATGCAGGGGTCCAATCGGTCAATTGGAGAACCTGATGTCCATCCTGTCCAGCAAGCGCCTCGTCGGCGTCGCCCTCGCCCTGTCGCTGTCGGCCGCCCCCGCCCTCGCGAAGAACCCGATGGTCGGCGGCGCGCCGATGTATCCCGACAAGCCCATCGCGGTGAACGCCAGCCACGCCAAGAACCTGACGACGCTGGTGGCCGCCGTCAAAGCCGCGGGCCTCGTCGACACGCTGGCCGGCCCCGGCCCGTTCACCGTGTTCGCGCCCACCAACGCGGCCTTCAAGGCTCTGCCGAAGGGCACGGTCGAGACGCTGCTCAAGCCCGAGAACGTGGAGAAGCTGAAAGGCATCCTGCTCGGCCACGTGGTGCCCGGCGACCTCAGCCCGGCCGACCTCGACAACCAGATCAAGGACGGCGGAGGCAAGGCGGTGCTGAAGACCGCGAACGGCGACGCGCTCACGGTGATGAAGAGCGGCAAGGGCTTCAGCGTGACGGACGGCGCCGGCGGCACCGCCAAGGTCGAGATCTCCGACGTGAAGCAGTCGAACGGCGTGGTCTATGTTATCAACAAGGTCCTGCTGCCCGCCGGCTGATCGGACCCGCCATGCTCGACCGCCCCACCGCCGCCGACGCGACCCTGGACGGGCCGGCCGAGCGCGTCTCCCCGCGATGGCCCCTCGCCTTCGTCGGTCTGGCGGGCCTGCTCGGCGCCGGGGGGGTGGCGGTGGGCGCGGCGGGCGCGCATGTGGGCGGGGGCGACCTCGCCCGCACCTCGTCGGAGTTCCTGATGGTCCACGCCGCGGCCGTCCTGGGCGGGGCCGCCGCGGGTCTGGCGCTGCTGCGTTCTTCGGTTCTGCTGATCGCGGCGCTCGGCCTGCTCACGGTCGGCGCGGCGCTGTTCGGCGGCGAGCTGGCCGTCGCGGCCCTCCTCGACTGGCGTCCCCTGCCCCTCGCGGCGCCGACGGGCGGCCTCTGCCTCATCGCGGGCTGGCTGTGCCTGGCCGTCGCGGGCGCCGCCGCGGCGGGCGGACGCCGGTGAGGCGGGCCTTCCGGGTCGCGGAGCGGTGAGCGGGGCGTCGCTCGATCCCGAGCCGGAGCCGTCGGGGTTGGAACGCCCGGCGCGGCGGGACATCATCCCGGAGGCGGGCCGACCGATTCTCGGTGCCCTCCGCCGGGGTGGGGGTCAGATGCTGAACAACAGGCCTGACCTGGTCGACCTCATGAGCCGGGTCGCGACGCGCGATCGGGAAGCGTTCGAGGATCTGTACCGGGCCACCAGCGCCAAGCTCTACGGCGTGGTGGTCGGCATCCTGGTGCGGCGCAGCCTCGCCGACGAAGCCCTGCAGGACGTCTACGCCCGGATCTGGGAGCGGGCCGGCGATTTCGATCCCGCCAAGGGATCGCCGATCGCCTGGATGGCCGCCATCGCGCGCAACCGGGCGCTCGACGACCTCCGGCGCGCGAGGGCGGCCCCGGTCGCCGCGCTGCCCGACGGGTTCGACGTGGCCTCGGAGGGCGGCAGCGCCCTCGACGGCCTGGAGAAGACCGACGGCCTGCGGGCGCTGATCGCCTGCCTCGACCGCCTCGACGGCGAGAAGCGCGAAGCCGTGCTCCTCGCCTACTACCGCGGCTGCAGCCGGGAAGCGCTGTCGCAGCGCTTCGGCCGCCCCGTCCCCACGATCAAGACCTGGCTCCACCGCAGCCTGCTCCAACTGAGACTCTGTTTGAGCCGATGAGTGACCCCGAAGACCCGGACATGCTCGCCGCCGAATACGTCCTCGGGACGTTGGACGGGGCGGAGCGCGAAGCGGTCGCGGCGCGGCTCGGCGCCGACGACGGGCTGGCGCTCGCGGTGCGGGCCTGGGAGGATCGGTTGTCCCCCCTCGTCGGCGCTGTCCCCGAGGTCGAGCCGCCCGCCGGGGCCTATGCGGCGATAGCGTCGCGGCTGTTCGGGTCGCCGGACGGGGCATCCGTCCCCGCGCCGGATCCGGCGATCGTCGTGCTGCGCCGGCGCGTCCGGCGCTGGCAGGGGGCGGCGGCCGGATTCGCGCTGCTGGCGGCCGCGATGCTCGGCTGGATCGCCCTACGCGAGGCCGCACCCGGCTACGCCCCCGCACGGTTCGCCGCCGTCCTGCAGCGGGACGCGGGCGCGCCCGCAATGCTGGTCGACGTCGATGTCGCGGCCCGGCGCCTTACCGTCCGCCCCCTCGCGGCCGCGGCCCCGGCCGGCCGGTCCTACGAGCTTTGGATCATCGATCCGTCGCTCGGCGCTCCGCGCTCGCTGGGTGTCCTGCCGGCCCACGGAGAGGCGCGGGATTCGCTGAAGGCGTTCGACGCCGCGGTGATCACCGGCGCCACCTACGCGGTCACCGTGGAGGCTCCCGGCGGCTCCCCGACGGGGCAACCCACCACCTCGCCGGTGCTGAGCGGCCGGCTCACGCCCTTCGGGTCCTGACGGGTTGATTTCGCCTCCGAACCATCCAATATCCGGCCCGACGCAGACACCTTCTGCCTCGGGCTTCGACACCGCGACCGGCCAATATCCGGCGGCGGCCGGAGCCGGTTCCCGGTGACGACGACGTCCCGGGCGGTGCCTTCGTTCCAGCGTCATCGAGGAAGATCGTCATGAGCACGCCTACCGGAGGGGACCAGCCCGGCGCAGCCGTGGCCTTGTCCGCTGAAGCGGCGGCCAAGCGGCTCAAGGACGAGATGCTCGGCACGATCCCGAGCCTGCGCGCCTTCGCGTTCTCGCTGTGCGGCAACGGCGACCGTGCCGACGATCTCGTGCAGGAGACGCTGATGAAGGCCTGGATCAACCAGAACTCCTTCACGCATGGCACGAGCATGTCGGCCTGGCTGTTCACGATCCTGCGCAACGTCTTTTATTCCGAGTACCGGAAGCGGCGCCGCGAGGTCGAGGACGCCGAGGGCACGATGGCGGCCCGCCTCGTGTCGGTTCCGGAGCAGAACGGCCACATGGACCTGCAGGACCTGCGCAGCGCCCTGGCCAAGCTGCCGCCCGAGCAGCGCGAGGCGCTGATCCTGGTAGGGGGCTCGGGCTTCGCCTACGAGGAGGCCGCCCAGATCTGCGGCTGCGCGCTCGGCACGCTGAAGAGCCGTGTGAACCGCGCCCGCACCGCGATCGCCAATCTCATGGCGATCGAGTCCACGGGTGACGTCGGCCGGCCCGAATGGCACGCCATGGGCGACCTCGGCAGCATCATGATGTGGGAACGGAACTAGGCGGTGTGGACGAATTTGACCAAGCACAGTCCTGCGGCGAAAGCGACGATGGATCGGAAGTTTCTTGCGGTCTTCTCGCATCGGAGGGCGACGCGCTTGAAGCGCTTCAGCCGACCGATGCCCTGCTCGATGCGGGCCCGGGCCTTGTAAAGGGTGCGAGCGAAGAAGGCCGGCTTGTTCTTCTCGTTCGCTTTGTGGGGGATCACAGGGGCGATACCGCGCGTCCTCGCGGCGTCTCGGTTGGCTTTGCTGGCATAGCCCTTGTCGCAGATCACGGCACGGGGCTGAAGATCGGGGCCGATGTCGAGCAGGGTTTCGAAGTGTCGCCCGTCGGAAGCTTCACCGCCGGTCAGATCAAAGGCGATGATGTCGCCGGAAGCGTCGGACTTGGCATGGATCTTCGTGGTGAAGCCGCCGCGAGAGCGACCGAGGGCTTGTCCGTGCTGCCCCTTTGCGCCGGCTGCCGACACATGGGCGCGCACGATAGTCGAGTCGAACATCTGAACGAGATGAGCGGTGTCGCTCATCGACGCGAGCGTGTCGAAGAAGGCTTCGAACACGCCGGCCTGGCTTAACCGATCAAACCGCTTCCACACGCTGTTCCACAAACCGAAGCGCTCGGGCAAAGCGCGCCAGCGAACATTTTCGACGCTGAAAAAATGAAGCGCTTCAAGAAAAAGCCGATCATCTGTTGCCTTCCGTCCCCGCCGGGGAAGGCAGGCGCGGAACACCGCGAGTGTATGCGTCCAGTCTTGCTCCGTCATTCGCGTCGACATCGATCTCACCCCCCGAATGCCTCGGGGCATGAGAATCAGACCTGAGCCAGCAAGGGAATCCCCAAAAGCGTTGCTGCTCTAAATTCGTCCACACGGCCTAGGCTCTCGTCCGGCCCGATAACGTTCGGCGCATCGGTCGAGCGACGATCAGCACGTCGGTGACCGTCACTGCCCTCGCGAGCCCTGACGGTTGGCAGGTCTCGGCAGCGACTGCGGTGACGATGCGTCATCTCGTCTGACGGCAGCCGTCCGTCGGCCTGACGTCGCGACCCGAATCGTCCAACTCAGCCCGACATCGTCGCCCGAGGATGGCCGACATGCGCCGCGCGAGCCCGCGGCGAGGCATCCCGCGATGCCGTGGCACGCGTTCCGAGAGATCGGCAGGCCCCCGGCGCTCGACCAACCTCATCCATCGTATCTCGCTCGGCTCATGATCGGGGCCGCGCAACAGGACGCCACGTCGAGACGATCTCGATGATCCCCATCGACCTGGCCGCCGTCTCGAAACCGAGAAGGGTCGGACAGGGCGTGCGGCCGTTGCCGGACGAGAGGTCGCGACAAACGGGGAAAGCCCGGCGATCGCTCGCCGGGCTCCTTTGTCTGACAGACCCGATGGTCTCAGAAGTCGCGCTCGATGCGGAGGCGAGCCTCGAAGGAGTCGGGGTTCTTGCTCACACCGATCGGCAGGGCCGAAGCGGCCTGACCGGGGTTGTGGGCGAGGGTCTGGTCGAGGTGGGCGTAGTCGAACTCCAGACCGATCTCGAGGTTCTTCACGGGATCGTACAGGAACTGGTTGCCGATGCGGTACTCGCTGGAGTTGCCGATACCACCCTGCGTCCAGTCGATGTTGCGGGCGCGGCCGTAGTTCGTCTGGATGTAGGAGCCGAACAGCACGTCGTGGAAGGTCGCCGTGAAGTAGTGGTTGATGGCAGCCATCACCGAGAAGCCCTCGCCGAGCTGCAGGTTGTAGTTGCCGATGGCGTTTCCGGGGATGGCGATCGCGATGGCGTCGTGATCGATGTGCTGGAAGCCGCCCAGGTTGCGCGAGCTGAAGCCGGCGTTCGCGTAGCCGACGGAGTCGATGTAGGAGTAAGCGCCCTGCTCGTAGGCACCTTCGATCCACAGGTCGTCGCCCGCCGCGAGCATCGGCAGCTTCAGCTGGATGCCGCCCTGAACCGCGAAGCCGTCGGCATCCTTGTGGGTGAGGCCGGAGTTCACGCCGAAGGTCGCGGCCGAGATCGTGTTGACCTGATGGTAGGCAGCCGACAGCTGAGCAGCGCCCCACGCCTGATCGATGCGCAGGTTGCCGACGAGGTCGGGGATCGTCTCGCCGCCGTACTGTGCGCCGGCAAACACCGTGGGGTTCACGACCGAGTTATCGGCGCTGCCGATACCCACGCCGCCGAGGGAGTTCAGGTTACGGCCGTTGTGGTCTTCGAGCGAGAAGGTGGCCGAGAAGCCGCCCGCGCCGTTGTAGGTGTAGGCGAGGAGGTTCTGGCTCAGATCGGAGTTGGCGATGCCTTCGTAGTTGTAGTTGTCGGCGTAGAAGTCGAAGAACGACTGGAGGCGACCCGCCGAGATGCCGGCAAAGGTGATGAAGCCCTTGTCGAGATAGGCGTTGTTGTTGCCCTGGTTGGCAAAGGTGTTGGCGCCACCGGCCGAGCCACCGCCCGAGTACACGCCCTGGAGGCGGTCGATCTGGTAGCGGACGTAGGCGCGCAGCGTGCCGTAGGCGGTCTGCGTGCGGGTGTCGACCGCGATGCGGCCACGGGCGAAGAAGCCAGAAGCGTCCTCGTTGCGACCCGGGATGACGGTGCCCGGGCCGGCAACGGCGCGGTTGCCGAAGTTGAGCGCGGCGCCGGTGGCCTGGAGCGGAGCGGCCGACGGGAAGAACTGGCGAGACTGGTTGATGAACGCCGCCTCGACGCGGACCAGGCCGCCGACCTGGATGCAGGTGTCGGTACCGGGGATGTAGAAGAAGCCGACGCCGGTCCAGTCGCAGACGCGGACGTAGTCGACAGGCGCAGCCTTCCGGACGGGAAGATCGGCAGCCTGGGCGCTGACGGTGGCAGCGATCGCGGCCGCCGAACCGAGAAGAAGGCTCTTACCGAGCTTCATCGTCAAACCTCCAAAATGTTGACCCAACGGGAATGGTGTTGCTTCTTGAGCCGCAGCACTTTCGAGATTTGACCGTCTCCAAAGTCGCGTCGAACCTTTAGCGCCCCTTGCTCCCCGACTTCGGGCTCGATGAAACCGCCATTTGTACCGCTACCCATTCTGGAGCGACCGGCGTTGAGCATCGAGCCTTCGAATGCGTGGGGCGTTTCCCCTCCGCCCAGCCAACATACGCGGTGGCGCAGATTCGACAATTGTTAGAATGATCCCGGACCCCTTCCCGCCGCCTTTGGGACCGCGATGTGACATTCCCGCAACGATTGTTTCCGGCCCAGAAGAGAGGAGCCCGGCCGCCGGGAGGTCTCGGCCTTGCTCAACAAAAGCCCAAGTCGGGCCTGCACGGCGCCACAGGCCGGCGTGCGCCTCCCCACACGCGCTCGACGCCGCGCTCGGGTGAGCCGGACCTGCGCCGGACGGCCGTGCGGCGCGACTTCGGCGCGGATTGCTGAACGGCACCGCGCCGGGGCCGTAACCTTCTCTCCGGCCGCGGTTCACGCCGGGACGGAGGTGTTCCTCACCGCCTCCACGCCCTGCTCCAGCTTTCGCCCAAATCGCAGAGCATTCTTGCATTATCGAACGGCGTGGGGCATAGCTTGCCTCGCTCCAGCGAGCGGATGCGAGTTGCCCGGTTTCGGGCACGACGGAGATGTGGCCGAGAGGCTGAAGGCGGCGGTTTGCTAAACCGTTATAGGGTTGTAAAGCCCTATCGAGGGTTCGAATCCCTCCGTCTCCGCCATCGTCGCCGTTCTTCGCTGAAGAGTGACAGGGTGATGATGGTCAGGGTGAATTATCTCGGGGTCGTCGGGGCTCTCGGTCTGGGTGCCCTCGGGTTGGGCCAGGCCGCGGCGGCCGAAGATCCGGCGGGCTACTGGGCGACCGAGAAGAACGAGTCGCAGATCCACATCACGCATTGCGGCGACAAGCTCTGCGGCAACATCTTCTGGATGAAGGAGCCCACGGACGCCAAGGGCTCCATGCGGCTCGACAAGGAGAACGAGGACGAGGCCAAGCGCAAGCGGACCCTCCTCGGCCTGCAGCTCATCAGCATGAAGCCCGAAGACGACTACTGGAAGGGCACGGTCTACAATCCTCAGAACGGCAAGACCTACGACGCGACGCTGAAGATCCTCAGCCACAGTCAGGTCGAGCTGAAGGGCTGCGTGGCCTACATCCTCTGCGGCGGCCAGAAGTGGACGCGCGAGGAAGCCAAGACGACCAACACGGCCGACTCCGGCGTGGCGAAGCCCTCCGCGGCTCATCCCGATGCCACCCATCCCGCGGCGACCCCGGCGTCCCACAAGGCGCCTGCGGCTGGAGCCCCGACCACCGCCGAATGATGACGAGCCGAAAGACCCGCGCCGTTTCCGGGTGCCGAGCCGTGATCGCCGCGGCCCTGCTCCTCGGCTCGGGGTGGCAGGCCTCGGCCGCGCCCCCCGCCCCTTCATCGTCGCATCCAGCGGCGGTCAAGGCGCCCGATCAGCCGTCGCAGCACACCTCCGAAACTGATCCCACCCCGCGGAGCGCGGTCGCGCGGGCCCGCATGTTGGAATGCGGGCATCAGTGGAGCAGTCTGAAGCGGGCCGGGACCGCGTCCGGCACGTGGAAGGATTTCTCGCGCGGTTGCCTCGCCCAACGTTGATGGACTTGGCCGAGCTGTCGTGATCCGATCTCGGCACGGCGCGGGTTCGCTTGTGGTCCGCGCCCTATTCCATCGAGCCGTGCCGTGGTCCTGGGGGTCTTCGCGCCGATGCGGCGCGATCCAGATCGCTCGACCTGAAACGAGAGCCCGAGGCGTGTCGCCATCGGGCTCTCTGCCGTTTCAGATCCCGAGCTTGCTCTTCAGCACCTCGTTCACCGCCTGGGGGTTGGCCTTGCCGCCGGTGGCCTTCATGGCCTGTCCGACGAACCAGCCCAGCATGGTCGGCTTGGCCTGCACCTGCGCCACCTTGTCGGGGTTGGCGGCCATGATGGCGTCCACGGCCGCCTCGATCGCCCCCGTGTCGGTCACCTGCCGGAGGCCGCGGCGCTCGACGATGTCGCGCGGACTGGCGTCCCGCTCCTCGCCGGTCATGAGCGCGAGCACGTCCTTGGCGATCTTGCCCGAGATGGTGCCGTCGGCGATGAGGTCGACCAGGCCCGCCACCTGCTCCGGCGTGAGGTGCGTGTCCTGCACGGACAGGCCGACGGAGTTGGCGTAGGCGGCGATGTCGCCCGTCACCCAGTTCGCGACGATCTTGGCGTCGCGCTTGGCGCCGCCCGTCCCGGCGGCCGCGACGGCGCGCTCGTAATAGGCGGCGAGATCGCGCTCGGCCACCAGCACGGAGGCGTCGTAGGCCGACAGGCCGTAGTCCGCCACGAAGCGCGCCTTCTTGGCGTCGGGCAGCTCCGGCAGGTCGGCCGCGAGGGCGTCCACGTAGGCCTGGTCGAATTCCAGCGGCAGCAGGTCCGGGTCGGGGAAGTAGCGGTAGTCGTGCGCCTCCTCCTTGGAGCGCATGGACCGGGTTTCGCCGCGGCCGGGGTCGAAGAGCCGCGTTTCCTGGTCGATCG is drawn from Lichenibacterium dinghuense and contains these coding sequences:
- a CDS encoding IS5 family transposase, coding for MTEQDWTHTLAVFRACLPRRGRKATDDRLFLEALHFFSVENVRWRALPERFGLWNSVWKRFDRLSQAGVFEAFFDTLASMSDTAHLVQMFDSTIVRAHVSAAGAKGQHGQALGRSRGGFTTKIHAKSDASGDIIAFDLTGGEASDGRHFETLLDIGPDLQPRAVICDKGYASKANRDAARTRGIAPVIPHKANEKNKPAFFARTLYKARARIEQGIGRLKRFKRVALRCEKTARNFRSIVAFAAGLCLVKFVHTA
- a CDS encoding porin; this translates as MKLGKSLLLGSAAAIAATVSAQAADLPVRKAAPVDYVRVCDWTGVGFFYIPGTDTCIQVGGLVRVEAAFINQSRQFFPSAAPLQATGAALNFGNRAVAGPGTVIPGRNEDASGFFARGRIAVDTRTQTAYGTLRAYVRYQIDRLQGVYSGGGSAGGANTFANQGNNNAYLDKGFITFAGISAGRLQSFFDFYADNYNYEGIANSDLSQNLLAYTYNGAGGFSATFSLEDHNGRNLNSLGGVGIGSADNSVVNPTVFAGAQYGGETIPDLVGNLRIDQAWGAAQLSAAYHQVNTISAATFGVNSGLTHKDADGFAVQGGIQLKLPMLAAGDDLWIEGAYEQGAYSYIDSVGYANAGFSSRNLGGFQHIDHDAIAIAIPGNAIGNYNLQLGEGFSVMAAINHYFTATFHDVLFGSYIQTNYGRARNIDWTQGGIGNSSEYRIGNQFLYDPVKNLEIGLEFDYAHLDQTLAHNPGQAASALPIGVSKNPDSFEARLRIERDF
- a CDS encoding DUF423 domain-containing protein, coding for MLDRPTAADATLDGPAERVSPRWPLAFVGLAGLLGAGGVAVGAAGAHVGGGDLARTSSEFLMVHAAAVLGGAAAGLALLRSSVLLIAALGLLTVGAALFGGELAVAALLDWRPLPLAAPTGGLCLIAGWLCLAVAGAAAAGGRR
- a CDS encoding sigma-70 family RNA polymerase sigma factor, encoding MLNNRPDLVDLMSRVATRDREAFEDLYRATSAKLYGVVVGILVRRSLADEALQDVYARIWERAGDFDPAKGSPIAWMAAIARNRALDDLRRARAAPVAALPDGFDVASEGGSALDGLEKTDGLRALIACLDRLDGEKREAVLLAYYRGCSREALSQRFGRPVPTIKTWLHRSLLQLRLCLSR
- a CDS encoding fasciclin domain-containing protein encodes the protein MSILSSKRLVGVALALSLSAAPALAKNPMVGGAPMYPDKPIAVNASHAKNLTTLVAAVKAAGLVDTLAGPGPFTVFAPTNAAFKALPKGTVETLLKPENVEKLKGILLGHVVPGDLSPADLDNQIKDGGGKAVLKTANGDALTVMKSGKGFSVTDGAGGTAKVEISDVKQSNGVVYVINKVLLPAG
- a CDS encoding DUF2147 domain-containing protein, with translation MMVRVNYLGVVGALGLGALGLGQAAAAEDPAGYWATEKNESQIHITHCGDKLCGNIFWMKEPTDAKGSMRLDKENEDEAKRKRTLLGLQLISMKPEDDYWKGTVYNPQNGKTYDATLKILSHSQVELKGCVAYILCGGQKWTREEAKTTNTADSGVAKPSAAHPDATHPAATPASHKAPAAGAPTTAE
- a CDS encoding sigma-70 family RNA polymerase sigma factor, whose product is MSTPTGGDQPGAAVALSAEAAAKRLKDEMLGTIPSLRAFAFSLCGNGDRADDLVQETLMKAWINQNSFTHGTSMSAWLFTILRNVFYSEYRKRRREVEDAEGTMAARLVSVPEQNGHMDLQDLRSALAKLPPEQREALILVGGSGFAYEEAAQICGCALGTLKSRVNRARTAIANLMAIESTGDVGRPEWHAMGDLGSIMMWERN
- a CDS encoding anti-sigma factor, translated to MSDPEDPDMLAAEYVLGTLDGAEREAVAARLGADDGLALAVRAWEDRLSPLVGAVPEVEPPAGAYAAIASRLFGSPDGASVPAPDPAIVVLRRRVRRWQGAAAGFALLAAAMLGWIALREAAPGYAPARFAAVLQRDAGAPAMLVDVDVAARRLTVRPLAAAAPAGRSYELWIIDPSLGAPRSLGVLPAHGEARDSLKAFDAAVITGATYAVTVEAPGGSPTGQPTTSPVLSGRLTPFGS